In the Telopea speciosissima isolate NSW1024214 ecotype Mountain lineage chromosome 6, Tspe_v1, whole genome shotgun sequence genome, GTATTTACTTAAATTCCCCTGTTCTTTTAAACCTTCTTTTCTGATTCCCCCAAAGAAGCAAACTTTTACCTCTTTGTTTCCCTGATACTTCAAAATGCCTAAATTACCCTTCTATTTAAATAATCCAACTCATTTTTTCACTTTAAATTAAATTGGTTCAACTTATTGGTTTGATTCAAACCAATTTACTGTTAAACCGGGGGATTGGCTTCTTGAGTGTCTCACTGCTTTCTCCCACCTTAGAACAATAACAATGAAAAgaagaactctctctctctctctctctctctctctctctctcggggGCTATGTATTGATAAAACAGCATTGCCTTTGGATTACATTTGATAGTCTTAAAAGTCATTATAATTATCatcatcataataataataaatagagagaatttcaatttcttgatttaaaaaaaaaactatttattgatatatttgaaaattttaatttgaaattgaaaaagaatCCAACCAAAGAGAGCTTTAATGGAGAGGGTAAATATCACAAAATCTTACCCTCCCAATTTACTTGTCTAGGTAATAGTTAGGGAAAGATAGATAATTTGATACATAAATACAGATTTGATCATTGACATGACAAGATTGGCCTTCCATGATTAACTattgaaaatagaaaggaaaatttttcaaTACATGTTGGACTAATGGATCATATGGTCCAGATTATGGATAAATTTTGAAACTCAGGTGATCCAAAATACGGGTGTAAGTTTGACCATGTaggcccaagcccgccctgagcccaaacaagGCTTGGGATATCCTGGCCCTGAGAGCGGGTTAGGATCGGTAATTTCTGGCCCTGAATTAAGGTCAAGCTCGGCCCACAATCCtgtgttcttctttttcttcctgaCCTAGCCCATACCCTGCAtctccctttccccttccttgaAAGAGTTAGTGTTACACCTGTACCCcagatatccccttatacccagGGCAATCCAAACCTTTCctaatgggtaatgccttatgaccaTGGTCACCACTAATGACCTTGAACtgaaaatattactaaaagaaCCCCcttgaagacctggaagtgtgggccaaagccccgtaactttccttgaagtttgggccatgacagcaacACCGGAGttacgaatggactcactcttattgaatccgctcgaggattcACCCGTGCTGCCATCAGCCTTTCTGggttattttcctatgggacccacacccccgtgtctcggacaccctaattgaacctttggaccttatggacccctacccttaccattggATGATTTATTTGGACCATGAGGTGGGGCCCATaaggcttaacttaggtgaataatgtgttttatacaccctagcctaaaccaaacagaccctagtggacaattaagtcctatggacttagggtgcaccccaaacatgacctaatggacctaatggttatacctaaggccaaacaagccctaagacctaaaccaaaacccattttaagacctagggccactaagtgattggggatACCTAAGACCAcacacaccctaaggcccatctaacccccttaaaggataggagaacccctctcattcacttatctctccccctcccccataaatcgtggaggagaagagataagagaaaaagagaaggaggaagaggaaggaagaaggagaagtagaagggaataggaggggaaggcaagaggatggaagccatggcaAGGTGGCTAGCatccccacacctcctcccaagctggACGGacacaagggagaagagaaagaggaggagaaaagatggagagagtggctggaagaaggaagctcaccaaggtaagctccccaaacctggctctccctcatttctctttgattttaatggtttcttgagctagggctaacctagggttccatttgggactcaaggtgaagctcggccctagttgggagctctaatggatgttGACCTAGGTCTataagtgctgcaattgcagccatggccaatAAATCCCTAGTTTGAACCTTAAAACCCAACCCTtagaccaatgtgagacccaacccttgtaggatcttggatccttgcggtgaacctaggacctagtgaccctaggagggcTTAGACACCTCCCCCTTATCcctgaggtgctaaggagctccaagcttcaagctggagctgaagccctctgcaatctcgAAAGAGACTGTCGGTGGACGAATGACCGGATCCATTTATCATGGTACCACCCATCAGTCCGCCTAGTATAAACTTTGCATAATGCCCTGAGcagacgaaggcacggattcactctggtTGCCTCCGCCcgaagcctgttgctctcgggtctgtcttaggaaattgaacggatgcaggggcggacccaaaaaacacattttcccgtggatccgctcccttttaggaGTGTCTTAGGTGTCGAATGGATCAACCACcagactcaagtaagaagtttcgctcatagggtccgctcgctctggttttaccttttggcctgaacggagtaaggggcggattcacctctgctgagacagcccgtgagtccgctcgtgctgtcttggttgaaactggGTTTTAACCTTAAGGGCCTAGTATAGGACACCTCTATAcatactttaatgattgtttttgtattcctaggctacccaactcgatggagagcgggaagcccaggtgagattcatgtcaaccacactcGGTGACgcctgtgttaggtgagtgggttctgggtgactttattgggtttgattattatatatttgTTAATAATAAGCATGCTATGATaaatttataagcatggtgcgcattgcattttattcaattgtgaactgttatgaatatgatagtatgctcaccattgtattgggctatggtgccgggtgtgccagtATTGGatccccaatttatttaatttatgaaaactgttgtatgtcatcctgaactgtatgtgccatgccatGCCGTACTGGTACTAGATGATATCATGATATgcgacgttgatgcacccagaatacctctcgggatgataggacttacatatagtatatctgcggctaggatgcttgttcccttatgctacgaccctttccaatagggatttatgtgttggatagtctgagcacctgtggtctgtggaggtgggagaggccaggacaggggtagtgatggctatcgggatttgccactgggtggtcatgatggcttctaccggcgcaggtcccttcatgataattgaggttacattggggcgataggataagtgaccctcagtgtctcccgagttatcacagtaacatatacttgaccgatagaattgggtgttaggtggaaaatgaatctaacattaacacgcatcattctgattgatattgattgtatggtatgtgtgcattcccctttgctccctcactagctagtgtagctaaccccattacgcaacccctttttagttgattatgcagAAGATAATActtggatgagcaccgttggatgtgaatcaaATGGACCAgcggctgtgacttggatgtagatgtacacccaagattggtgccctcgtgacaattgtttattatttgattttctgtcttcattccacatccatgtataaactgtatgtttatttatagggagagtaacgaatggttacttatgttagaattgtaaaatatattatcattagagaaccgatgctttataattttacatgatttaatttaatttaattttgcttccgctaactctgtatctagAACGGATTATTCTttttgtacgttcctttctgttatcaagatgtgatgatagggtggactaTGGCTCAGGACACTATATCTATGATCtaggtaggtgttgggatgatgtgtaattgtcccagtcatacccctatgtggcaaaatatcttacatcgggataggggcatgacagtTAGACCAGAAATTCATATTTCAACTTCCACCCATGCCATGCATAACGCTGAAGGCTGAGATGGACAAGGGACTATATCATGGTCACTCTCCAATggtttttaatttcaattatttatGTTGAATTCTGATATGATACTCAAAGCATATCATGTTCTATACGTATTTCCAGTCCCAAGGGTGGGCATGATATGCGTAGATCTTTTAAATTTAATAGATGTTCGAGTAccaatattttttcatttgcaATTGGTAAATCCTTTATTTTAGTGAATGAGTTCTAATCAACCAACAAATCTAATAGCTTAGCTTGCCCGATAAATACTCCTCATGCCTAAGGTTATTTACTATTAGGGCCAATAAGGGTCCACCTGGCCTAACCCTAacggtgggtcagggttggatttttcaaaccCTGAGTCAAGACCAAGCCATGCCTGAGCCTAGCTAAGAGAACTTAAGATTGGActgaggttttaaaaaacctgacCCAACCCAATGCTGTTGcaacccaaaatccaaaatgtgTCGAACCAATTTGGCAGTAGAATTTTCAATGAAAATTTGATTAAAGATTGGCTAAAATAGTcttccattttttatattttttttggggtaaatgtTGGTTGGAATCATCTCAATCTTTTCACGTAAGAATTAGGACAAAcacaaggaaagaaaaacatCTCTTTCCATCTTTCCATGGAAAAAGGTAAACCAATTAAAACATTGATGCATGATAATAAAGAATAAGATTTGCTAATCTAGAGAACCTCAATTGTTGCTCCTCCtctagataatggttcttcctccaatgagcacacaAGTAAAGATGTTTTTTAACCTTCTTGATGCTTCCAAGGTTTTCTAAGCCAATGTAACATTCTTCTCCAAGGATGTAAATCCAAATCTTCAAGATCCTAGGGTTtcaccaaaccctaattctcaaaaaccccccaaaaaattaaGCAACAgaacaaagaggagagagagaaagagaaagagattcgGCCAGAGGGAGGGGAGCCTGGAAAACTGCATCAAGGTTAGGgcacaacaccccccccccccccttgtctTTAAATAGGTGGGACTCTTCTCTTCCTATCCTTGTGAGAgtcttattctctctctccaccaaattGACTTGAATCGCAACATCCATTCTTAGTTTGCTTCTAATTAgggaagaagcaaaatctaaaagCGAAAggaaataattatttattttaattttaatggatAGTAAAACATTTGCATCAAatctattaaattaaataaatgtattatttaattgataaatcccaaaaatacccttactcAATAACACTTTATTATGTGCCAatcctccactaatcaacagcGTCGTTATTAAACCAAGGGCATGTATATCAATACTGTCAAGCCACATTCCATAGTCCATGTCCACAGTAGAGTGTCTGTGTACAAGATTGGAAAccgcaaaacatgattaaacatttttaatcaaaacatatatataatctatcattttgtGTGAGAATAAGTTTTGCAAACCATTCTAAAATGGAACACGATCTAGAATCTCATTCAACCATCCACatataatttttctttgacGTTCTCCAATCAGGCTGTGGAGATCTTGTTGaatgactctttcactcacaaaatgttcacCTATTCCCAACACATCAACTTTGGTTCTTAGTAGGAGTGAAACAGACTGGGTCAGACCGGTTTTtttagaaccctagcccaaccttgagtcctcttagctcaatcCAAGCCCAATCCGGCTCTAGGTCAGGCTAAGATATCTcggcccaagcccaaccctgtCAGGCTCAGCCCAGCCTAGCCTCGACCCTGGTTGACCCTGATCGGGCTGAGTTAgtcctgattgaccctaattttGGCAAGGGCCGGGTTGGACCTTCGACCCTAAGTTTTTTCTAGGgcttgattggccctgacttGCCATATTTTTTTGCCAGTTAGGTcatcctatgcattaaaaaatgaGACATACGTGACTggatattggtttgtttcatactcaattgactattagattttctttgggttaaaaaacttagcctATCCTTGAAATTGTAAATATTTACATCCAACAAATAAATTagcttttttttggtaaacaaatagataattagatactaaaaaaattgcaaaatgtaaacaataaattataaagcataacctaacatagggtcgggccgggccgggccaggttaggcttagctcgaggcctcaaacctggcccagcccgaccctaacctagggcctgaaaatttcaaccctaacctgctCCTAGGGTTGAAAATTCCAGTTCAGGCCCTTTTCTCACTTTTTTCTCTGATTCACAATCTGGAAGTTACCTCCAAATTATAAAAGTATTCCTTGGACTAGCCAGGTTTGTTGCTCACATTAAAATCTCATCAGTTTTTTCCCATCGGCGTTGTTTCCTGTCACATCCATCAGTTATACATTtactttcccctttttttggtaaataacatttactttcccctttttttggtaaataacaTCTACTTTTTCagttttccttttaatttggGATCTATAAGCACACCTTTAACCTCGACTTTGGTAGTCAATTATCAATTATAAATCTCATGTCCTTGGCCTTTGTAGTGGCATTCCATTCTTTATCACCAAATAGCTTAAATGACTTTCATGGAGACTTTGTTATCTCTAATTTCTCTCCTCTCAAGTGCTTTGCTACTACATGCCGTTGTTGAAGGTCCCAAGGCCATCACTCTAACGCTTATTCACCCATTCTCCCCCCACTCACCTTTCTATCCAGGGAACATAACAGATGTGGAGAAAATTAATCTACTTATTCAGGGCACAGAAGCTCATATGCATCATCTATTCTCAACAATGAGAGAAGGAAACTTGAATGGTAGCAGTGAGGTTGACGACATAGTGACACAAGTGCAACGTACTGGTGCCTACTATGTAGCCCAGGTGGGTATAGGTTCATTTCCACCTGTTCCTGGCCCAAAGACGATGCCTTATTTCTTGATCATGGACACTGGAAGTCACACAACATGGGTTCAATGTGAAGGTTGCAATCGTTACGTCTCCCAAGGGCAACCCAATTACCCATACAAAAGATCTCAGAGTTATAAACCTATTCCTTGTGGTGACCCAACCTGTCCAACTCCAAACCAAGATTGCTTTCAATCATTTTGTGGATTCAGAATACATTATTCAGTTAGTACCACTGGGCCCTTAATAGTTGGAAGCATTATAAGAGAAACCTTAACCTTCCCTTCTGATTTTAGAGGTACAGAATCTTATAACAACTTATTCTTGGGTTGTGGCATTCAGTACGTCAACTTTAACTATGCATTTGGTGGGATTTTGGGCATAGGGCCTGGAGGCCTTGGACCTCGTCCCTTATGGGATCAAGTGGGCAAAAAACGCTTCTCTTATTGCCTAGTTCCTTCCGAACAACCCAATTATTGGTTATATATTGGAGGTGAAAAGATGGTAGGACAACAAGTGCAATCAACATCATTGCTGAGAGGATCTCACCCATCACTATACTATTTGGAATTGCAGGATATTAGCATCGCTAATGTTCACCTTGGATTGCAGGGATCCTTCTCTGGGGGTTGTGCCATAGATACAAGAGCTGGGATGACTTCACTTGTTTCAAATGTTTATGCTCGTGTGAGAATTGGTCTTATTTAGTACTTCACACAGTTTCATATTCAACCGTACACTAGTGGAAGTAGACCAAGAGATTTGCCCACTTTCGATCTCTGTTTCCCTAACCCGTCTGGTTTTAATAGGTTTCCAACTATGACACTCCATTTCAGAGGAGCTGACCTTTTGGTGCAACCCACCGGTATATTTTTAAGAGGGAGTAATTATGTTTATGTTGTACTTAAATCAGCTGCCACTAAAATGAATGGAGCTCATCAGCAAACACAATACAAATTCTCCTatgatttggagttgggagATAGAAGTCAAGGAGAAATAGGTGCTCTTCTCTTTGCTCCTCAGAATTGTGGGTCTGCTGCTTAGGCTTTTATGGTTGAGATTGGGGGTAGCTAGGATGGATGTCTCCTCATCTTGAAGCCAAGGAGCTACAGAATGAATTATTTCTGTCTTTTCAGAAATATTTTGTACCTagcaatcaaaataaataaatctgtaATTTATTGTTTTAGTGTAGTGATCCAATTTCTGTAGCTTAAAGTTTTAAGGGTCCTTCTAAGTGCCACTATGCTTattgaagtataatgcttcactatttgcctcTTCAAATTATACCAATCATATGCTTACCTGGTTCACTAGTAATTATATTTGTGGGGATTAATTTTGGAGGGGAATGCTATCAGTTCCCTGACACATAGGGTTTCGAGTCCCTAAATCAGTGGGGTCCATAGTAGAGCCGACAACAATGCATTGGTGACTCCCACTGATTGGCATTTCATAATTTTGGAAACGTTGAACAATATTAGTGGGCAATGAATGACTAACTATCTCATCTTAAAATTTGAGATTTGTCCAAATAAGAAGTTTTTGTGAGACTGTTAGAGTATATAGCCGAAGAAAACTATTGGCGTAGTTGATCGATGCCTTACCAATAATGTAGTGTCCCAAGAGGTCATTGGTTCGACTGTCATCTCTTAACCGCCTTGAGAAACCCCCTTTCCTCTCCCctacttttctttcccttttcattCAATCACTTTCTAGTATTTGTAGTCAAAGTCCCATGGAGCAAGTTAGATAGATagaccaaaaaatgaaaaaatatatatatatagttccCACAACGTGGTCAACATGTTAACCCATTGATTGAATACTGAAATTAATCAGACTAGTTTGACATCTTAATAGTAATGGCATTCCCCTTTtgcctaaaaaataataatgaaacctttaattattaatattatcttaccaaaaaaatcaataatgatatcttaccaaaaaaataattaattgtaTAAATTCTATATATCTAAGATTGAATATTGGAATTACATAGATTGCCTTGACCTCTTACTAATGAAATTTCCCTTTTGCATATATAAAAAACATGAAATCTTCAATcattaataaattttaaatatcTAAGAACTATTTTGATAAGCACTTGACATTTTCCTAGGTAACCCTTTTTGTGACACGAACCCATGACATGGTgcccagctttgataccaaatgttagatACTTGACCAATATGCGAAAAGCTCTAGAGCTAATTGCGCACGTTACGGGTTGTTGCTCAcattaaaaattttctttttttttttttccatcaacGTAAGACATTTCTTGTCACATCCATCAATTATACATttactttctctcttttttttaagaatatgttttctttctcagttttccttttaatttggAATCTATTTGCACCCCTTTAACCTCGGCTTTGGTAGCCAATTCTCAATTATAAATCTCTTGTCCTCTCGGCCTTTGTGGTGACATTCTATTCTTTGTCACTGATTGCTTAAATGGTTTTCACGAAGACTTTGTTATCTCTAATTTCCCTCCTCTCAATTGCTTTACTAGTTGCTACTACATGCCGTTGTTGAAGGTCCCAAGGTCATCACTCTAAGGCTCATTCACCCATTCTTCCCTCACTCACCTTTCTATCCATAAGACATAACTGATGTGGAGAAGATTTACAGGGTAGTCAAGAGGAGACGAGGGAAGAATCTAGAGATAATGGCAGTCATGATGGTGACCATGGAGGAgagaggtggtggaggtgacgtAAAGTTGTTGCCCCACCCAGATGAGGTTATAAGATGCATCGCTTCTTCGCCATAAAACCAAGAATGGAAGAATACTACAAGGTCCTGGGGACTTAGTTGAATGAGAACTCCATTGCCCTGCATTCGATGGTTGATTCAAAATTTGTTGAAATTGACAAGAGATTGGGCGGCATAGAAGGTGGTCTTAATCATAAAGAGGATTCAGAGAGGTTGAATAAATATCATGGGAAAGggtaaaagagagaagaaacaatTAGATGCGActtaaaatttatattttattttcttactaTGTTATGCTCTTTGTTAATCATTAGGTCAGTTTTCAGTCGTAAAGCagcaaggagagagaagaactaatatgtacttttcttttgttattatcCAAATGTAAGGGTCTCATTATCAATGAATAAGAGCAATTTCCTATCTATCACACAACCGTACTTGTCTCTATTATTATTGTGTGTTGTTAAGGCTTTTATTAGGCGATACCTATTATTGTATAAACTAGTGTGGGTTAGATCAGTCAGTGAACCTGGTAGAGCAaaattgctctgataccatgttgtcagaCCCCGCTCCCTACATCTAGGGACGTGTGACTGGAATACCCCCAGTATTCCACACTAACCCCAAGGACCTACGCTTTGCAGTACCATAGTCACTGATCCCATGTAACAAATCGAATCAAAATGTGTGCGGAAGCTATATAACATTTATAAATTATCAAAGTGTAGA is a window encoding:
- the LOC122665702 gene encoding aspartic proteinase CDR1-like, coding for MTFMETLLSLISLLSSALLLHAVVEGPKAITLTLIHPFSPHSPFYPGNITDVEKINLLIQGTEAHMHHLFSTMREGNLNGSSEVDDIVTQVQRTGAYYVAQVGIGSFPPVPGPKTMPYFLIMDTGSHTTWVQCEGCNRYVSQGQPNYPYKRSQSYKPIPCGDPTCPTPNQDCFQSFCGFRIHYSVSTTGPLIVGSIIRETLTFPSDFRGTESYNNLFLGCGIQYVNFNYAFGGILGIGPGGLGPRPLWDQVGKKRFSYCLVPSEQPNYWLYIGGEKMVGQQVQSTSLLRGSHPSLYYLELQDISIANVHLGLQGSFSGGCAIDTRAGMTSLVSNVYARVRIGLI